The Coccidioides posadasii str. Silveira chromosome 3, complete sequence genome contains a region encoding:
- a CDS encoding uncharacterized protein (EggNog:ENOG410PME1~COG:O~BUSCO:15202at33183), whose translation MLKRPPLADTRVDYYKILEVDSSATQQKIRDAYKRAALKHHPDRVPADSPDRAARTKKFQQINDAYYVLSDPHRRREYDAARRTSSSAGSSWAHEHPPPQAESFASDQFGSMFEEMLREEGMSASEAEAAGGYLWSIVGGLSGGALGFIVANFPGAVAGAVAGNRLGAVRDKKGKSVYEVFQELPQTDKAKILSQLATKVLQSAVS comes from the exons ATGCTAAAAAGACCTCCTCTCGCAGATACCCGTGTAGATTATT ACAAGATCTTGGAAGTAGATTCCTCCGCCACACAGCAGAAAATCCGTGATGCCTATAAACG CGCCGCCCTCAAGCACCATCCCGACCGCGTACCCGCAGACTCCCCCGATAGAGCCGCCCGAACGAAGAAATTCCAACAGATAAACGATGCGTATTACGTTCTCTCAGACCCGCACAGGCGCCGTGAGTACGATGCAGCACGTCGCACCTCGTCCTCGGCGGGATCATCCTGGGCCCACGAGCACCCTCCCCCGCAGGCTGAGTCGTTCGCTTCCGACCAGTTTGGATCGATGTTCGAGGAGATGCTTCGAGAGGAAGGTATGTCGGCCAGTGAAGCTGAGGCCGCCGGGGGATATCTATGGTCCATCGTAGGAGGTCTTAGCGGCGGTGCTCTAGGGTTCATTGTTGCGAACTTCCCGGGAGCTGTGGCGGGAGCAGTCGCAGGAAATAGGCTTGGAGCGGTGAGAGACAAGAAAGGGAAGAGTGTCTATGAAGTTTTCCAAGAGTTGCCGCAAACGGACAAGGCAAAGATATTGAGTCAGTTAGCCACGAAGGTCTTGCAGTCAGCCGTGTCATAA
- a CDS encoding uncharacterized protein (EggNog:ENOG410PRW1~TransMembrane:1 (o99-124i)) has product MSWLYPFSSTSHRRRRSKDRHSTVSSNHHHHSRHSTSAPSIFSLGSYANRSSASSVYSAGGSSSRRAKPRSGFVARIVHKIKRLFRHIVHYAKRHPVKVFLMVIMPLITGGVLQKLLSAVGVRLPKSLMGGRSRGGSIGGFDSAGNGIGESVKGLVSVAKMFL; this is encoded by the coding sequence ATGAGCTGGCTGTACCCCTTCTCCAGTACCTCCCACCGCCGCCGTCGCTCCAAAGACCGACACTCCACCGTCAGCTCaaaccaccaccaccactcGCGTCATTCCACCAGCGCGCCCTCCATTTTCAGCCTGGGGAGCTACGCCAATCGCTCCTCGGCCTCATCCGTCTATTCCGCCGGCGGCTCTTCCTCACGCCGAGCAAAGCCGCGCTCGGGTTTTGTGGCACGCATTGTGCACAAGATCAAACGCCTGTTCAGACATATAGTCCATTATGCGAAGCGGCATCCAGTGAAGGTTTTCCTGATGGTGATCATGCCGCTGATCACGGGAGGGGTGCTGCAGAAGCTGCTGAGCGCCGTGGGAGTTCGGCTTCCCAAGAGTTTGATGGGTGGGAGATCGAGGGGAGGTAGTATTGGCGGGTTCGATAGCGCCGGGAATGGGATTGGTGAGAGTGTCAAGGGATTGGTCTCTGTTGCGAAGATGTTCTTGTGA
- a CDS encoding uncharacterized protein (SECRETED:SignalP(1-22)~BUSCO:435317at4751~EggNog:ENOG410QDG0~COG:O~TransMembrane:1 (n4-15c20/21o169-190i)~BUSCO:12086at33183) — MRQAALFRVLLLLAGFLAFAAAWTKEDHEIFRLREEIIATEGVNVTFYDFLGVKPSASHVEITKAFRRKSKQLHPDKAKRSFIASRAKPPRTSSGKKKDGVHVSKRPSDREIQKVVKHATERYARLGIVHDVLKGPGRERYDHFLNNGFPIWKGSGYYYSRFRPGLGTVLIGLFLAFGGAAHYLALILSWKRQVEFVDRYIRHARRAAWGDELGIQGIGNLSNYNDNASTTAAAENGEEHVVLNRKQKRMMEKENRKESKKAKKEGSSGTATPTNVVTSVGDRKRVVAENGKVLIVDAIGNVFLEEETEDGEKEEFFLDINEIHRPTMRDTFAYRLPQWLYRKLVGRSVQDTPSQAQDPVDDEVTTSAEPEADSVSTPDVSSKKARKRRGKREERMS; from the exons ATGAGGCAAGCTGCGTTGTTCCGAGTCCTCCTTCTGCTCGCTGGCTTCCTTGCCTTTGCGGCTGCTTGGACTAAAGAAG ATCACGAAATATTTCGTCTTCGTGAGGAGATCATAGCGACAGAGGGCGTCAATGTCACCTTTTACG ATTTCCTCGGCGTAAAGCCCAGCGCTAGCCATGTCGAGATAACAAAAGCTTTCCGCAGGAAGTCCAAGCAGCTCCATCCAGACAAGGCGAAGCGCTCCTTTATCGCGTCCCGCGCTAAACCGCCCCGAACATCCTcggggaagaaaaaggacGGCGTTCATGTCAGCAAGCGGCCTTCCGACCGAGAAATCCAAAAGGTCGTCAAGCATGCGACGGAGCGATATGCGCGACTGGGTATAGTTCACGACGTCCTCAAAGGCCCGGGGAGAGAGCGATACGACCACTTCTTGAATAATGGCTTCCCCATATGGAAGGGTAGTGGGTACTATTATTCGCGATTCCGCCCCGGCTTGGGTACTGTCCTTATAGGTCTCTTTCTTGCCTTCGGCGGAGCTGCCCATTACCTAGCTCTCATCCTCAGCTGGAAGAGACAGGTCGAATTTGTGGACCGATATATCCGACATGCTCGCCGAGCTGCGTGGGGCGACGAACTGGGCATTCAGGGGATCGGAAATCTGAGTAACTATAACGACAATGCGTCCACCACGGCCGCTGCTGAAAATGGCGAAGAGCACGTCGTCCTGAACAGAAAACAGAAACGAATGATGGAGAAAGAAAACCGCAAGGAGAGCAAGAAGGCGAAAAAGGAGGGATCTTCCGGTACGGCCACTCCAACCAATGTTGTTACCTCGGTTGGGGATCGAAAGAGGGTTGTCGCCGAAAATGGCAAGGTTCTTATCGTCGATGCCATCGGAAATGTGTTCTTGGAAGAAGAAACTGAGGATGGGGAAAAGGAAGAATTCTTTCTCGATATCAACGAGATCCACCGGCCGACAATGCGTGATACGTTCGCATATAGACTTCCACAGTGGCTTTACCGCAAGCTTGTAGGTCGATCCGTTCAGGATACGCCTTCCCAAGCCCAGGATCCTGTTGATGATGAAGTTACCACTTCTGCCGAACCGGAGGCCGATAGCGTATCTACTCCAGACGTATCTTCAAAGAAAGCAAGAAAGAGGAGAGGGAAGAGGGAAGAACGCATGAGTTGA
- a CDS encoding uncharacterized protein (EggNog:ENOG410PMV2~COG:U): protein MAYWRYRRNGPGTRRIHGQTDRECFFRGGGLGGRPRTPYDMPQWGRPPGARMGRSKKGKKNRVDRLEGDGDDSGSEDGVPLQPSVALGRQQMNHLRLAVPVDMMNGLPMESDGESSDDEHDEYALNEAYQDSTLAYAMQLAMKDRDDRLVERALERIRHAQTFGKSKVKLSQRELEALERRRMQSEMVNGSRGSKSARVNGRNMLPPVVLPAQSNGRWSQEAAFSSATDTASGYYMPTLQAPQARPRTPTQTLRMHQPNTSPRIPGAYNFQDDPSGRPPSSGKTQPLPRPLPDDPDWVPRSRSSSNAIPMSTSTYVSYSPAQVMGFDPRYSMSTSPGYNMSTAPDSMYQPVYRPSSRQSYIDPAAYNHVVLPPAPGTNPVRHPSSGSNASSSDNGVQIEAPKEPPKANGSKTNGVSRGKATRGRRTRK, encoded by the coding sequence ATGGCTTATTGGCGCTACCGGCGTAACGGTCCTGGGACACGCCGCATTCATGGACAAACCGATCGAGAATGCTTTTTCCGAGGAGGCGGTCTAGGTGGTCGGCCGCGAACTCCTTATGATATGCCCCAATGGGGAAGACCGCCGGGGGCACGAATGGGGAGGAGCAAAAAGGGTAAGAAGAATCGTGTGGACCGGTTGGAgggtgatggtgatgataGCGGTAGTGAAGACGGTGTGCCCCTACAGCCGAGCGTTGCTCTCGGTCGACAACAAATGAATCATCTCCGATTGGCCGTGCCTGTGGATATGATGAATGGACTGCCGATGGAAAGTGATGGAGAGAGCTCGGACGATGAACATGACGAATATGCACTTAATGAAGCTTATCAAGACAGCACTCTGGCATATGCCATGCAGCTTGCGATGAAGGACAGGGACGATCGCCTGGTGGAGAGAGCACTGGAGCGAATCAGGCACGCACAAACATTCGGTAAATCTAAAGTCAAGCTTTCTCAGCGTGAACTTGAGGCATTGGAGAGGCGGCGGATGCAGAGCGAGATGGTAAACGGATCGCGGGGCAGTAAATCCGCCCGCGTCAACGGCAGAAATATGTTGCCCCCGGTTGTCCTACCTGCGCAATCCAATGGAAGGTGGTCTCAAGAGGCGGCTTTTTCGTCTGCAACCGATACTGCGTCTGGATACTATATGCCTACTTTGCAGGCACCGCAAGCCCGCCCCAGGACACCCACGCAAACGCTACGTATGCATCAGCCAAATACATCACCTCGAATACCTGGCGCATATAATTTTCAGGATGATCCGTCCGGTCGTCCCCCGTCATCCGGGAAGACTCAGCCTCTCCCGCGGCCTCTTCCTGACGACCCGGACTGGGTGCCACGCTCAAGATCGTCATCAAATGCCATTCCAATGTCCACTTCTACCTATGTTTCATATTCGCCAGCACAAGTCATGGGCTTCGACCCACGGTATTCCATGTCTACCAGCCCTGGCTATAATATGAGCACGGCACCGGATTCCATGTATCAGCCGGTATATCGACCTTCGTCCCGTCAGTCGTACATCGACCCCGCCGCATACAATCACGTCGTCTTGCCGCCAGCCCCTGGGACTAATCCGGTCCGACATCCTAGCAGCGGCAGTAACGCCAGCAGCAGTGATAACGGTGTCCAGATTGAGGCGCCCAAAGAGCCCCCCAAAGCCAACGGCTCCAAGACAAACGGCGTATCCAGAGGAAAAGCGACCCGTGGCAGACGAACACGCAAATGA
- the ECM29 gene encoding proteasome component M29 (EggNog:ENOG410PH87~COG:S~BUSCO:165at33183), with protein MPDQQQSAEARELSLVSNVEFRIALADSDEKLQQLLQKYLAPLLLKLASEHVAVRNKVIAVCQHVNTRIQPLTIDLPLPALLKQFKEIRSPLVRHFDLIYIKLALDRSTPVRRAEVFPELVQGVSQLEEEAADAASAFNLILRCLIALKLPQKGSDENLSFRRNLGISDEDARFLSKWFGNLVLLVPAGNKATCTSLSEAEYKFLNKNAPFNETWNPSSPGGLNLTDSKIAVLYFLASGAFNESERFIPAIIASADPNRKISTIGEEMLKQSGTDMESEDVVHRLFDLYPRAKEAEAISTTRPALQIKIFSLLCKSVKATTETDRIKQLFEDKINFATVMLQGGLEGSKLRTQLLNFITWFARMAPSAPVLAPGIIKLLKASVEAHGWPALSNKGNASEQKLRSLTYETIGWLSSKIDHTSEEGGAAGYSLIKWLFIALASDTSSDEIFVSIDQALGNVMNSAARNLNADITRRLRILLMYYMTAEPGEVDKRSRYTIARSVKFAAVRFANKCLPFSDVEGRWINMMALAADPDRDLKLVEEGRKGLDPYWYRVLNPPNVNYSPNPPTSSDAEDLYRFPRFSELVESVFLRTDDRNPNVKTDFQSTLIYSDSYANAYPSAMTFIRNIFLCEALSFSQVPFDAEQPYWEERLDTIISTSEAAREAVRKYLRQFPSDNIIIKQFLVAFLKGTVRKLGTPLGRTVEHFVEIASLTPNNLLQQLDPIAIFLRAGVEATRSNNQDMIAHSFGILESLPNAETRDREKVSRDLLDKTLSWRNAVGSAADEVRGHILMLMYFLTRLSYRGLKQTLLATQVRQFNVVLFEILAHSRDSTLRDTAIVCLGQLSLSSLLGPDFLSEDIGLEKLFERILVDAKAGKESAILALGRLSLALPKENDSSSGVFDRLLQSLYDLHDIRGVEVQLTVGEALSVTAVGWASKSLLTAFDVDAERPQSNIPSDVLSNMLEKILLDCRASKPSLRRASAVWLLSLVQYCGHCQPLQDRLRECQVAFIWLLSDREEIVQETASRGLSLVYEMGNQSLKDDLVRDLVRSFTTEQSNLGGGKVSGDTELFEPGALPTGDGSVTTYKDIVGLASEVGDPSLVYRFMSLASNNSVWSSRAAFGRFGLSNLLSDSSVNGYLAQNPKIYPKLYRYRFDPNPNVQRSMNDIWNALVKDSNAVINTNFDAIMEDLLKSILVGKEWRVRQASCAAIADLIQGRPIEKYDKFLNDILNKAFKVLDDIKLTVREEAFKLCQVLSNILLRALEEGAPHSKKAQLMLQHIVPFLLQNGMESSVQEIQAYSIATMTTIVKKSPAEALRRFVPDILEKFLTSLSSVEPQAVNYIHLNADKYGLTGQQIDKMRLSAIRSSPMMESIELHLLDTLDDESMKEVAAKIEHVSKSAIGLPSKVGCSRVLVILSSKTVLFQPYADRFIQLTRKYVLDRNDTVSASYSNAIGYMMRLASDDEMLKTIAYAQKLYFDSEDASQRAVAGEILHSISKYANDRVNRVLATFLPFVFIGMHDTDNEVKEFFSKAWSDNASGSRMVLLYLKEILGLVSTQLDSPRWAVKHASALAVAKVVASLDKQVNSTTAKMVWPSVEKALGGKSWEGKEQVLHSMVQFVTRAKSYAENDIRDQIRTIALREAKRNNVSYRPHALKCLGEVSAVLSGLDLASDAIKIVTQVMEDSAELSKNKMDIDSAKKGKLSKVEEETFVASIECLLKCLDPSVPYAALGEQISQSVALVETAVVNGGKAVHNVLYIGLKAFFDRLSTSPADSIKECQGAFTILVDRLLFNDVEALVETVRAGRAQAIDSFIVVCTRGDIDLQPKWRQMIERWSAAERSGQVKVLLNIVTGKMQKAPASG; from the exons ATGCCCGACCAGCAACAGAGCGCCGAAGCTCGTGAGCTGTCTTTAGTCTCAAACGTGGAGTTTCGAATTGCTCTTGCAGACTCCGACGAGAAGCTCCAGCAACTCTTGCAAAAGTACCTAGCTCCCTTGCTCTTGAAGCTGGCTTCCGAACATGTCGCGGTGCGCAATAAAGTGATCGCAGTCTGCCAGCATGTGAATACTCGTATCCAACCCCTCACAATAGACCTCCCCCTCCCAGCCTTGCTGAAGCAATTCAAGGAGATACGCTCGCCACTTGTGAGGCATTTTGatttaatttatattaaaCTGGCGTTAGACCGCTCTACCCCAGTTCGTAGGGCAGAAGTTTTCCCCGAGTTGGTCCAGGGCGTGTCACAGCTCGAAGAAGAGGCTGCGGACGCCGCCAGTGCTTTTAATTTGATATTGAGGTGCTTGATAGCTCTAAAGCTTCCACAAAAAGGCAGTGACGAAAACCTGTCGTTTCGCAGGAACCTAGGCATCTCCGACGAAGATGCCCGCTTTCTATCGAAGTGGTTCGGCAACCTTGTGTTGCTCGTACCGGCTGGAAACAAAGCCACATGCACCAGCCTGTCGGAAGCAGAATACAAATTTTTGAACAAAAATGCCCCCTTCAACGAAACGTGGAATCCTTCAAGCCCTGGGGGATTAAATCTGACTGACAGTAAAATCGCTGTTCTGTACTTTCTGGCCAGTGGTGCATTCAACGAAAGCGAGCGGTTTATTCCAGCCATAATTGCCAGTGCAGACCCCAATCGCAAGATCTCAACCATCGGCGAGGAGATGCTTAAGCAATCCGGAACGGACATGGAAAGTGAAGACGTCGTACATCGGCTTTTTGACTTATACCCGAGAGCCAAAGAGGCAGAGGCTATATCGACTACTCGCCCAGCGCTACAAATTAAGATATTCAGCCTATTATGCAAATCGGTCAAAGCCACAACTGAAACGGACAGAATCAAGCAGCTTTTTGAAGACAAAATTAATTTTGCAACCGTGATGCTTCAGGGCGGTCTGGAGGGCTCGAAGCTACGAACCCAGCTGCTCAACTTTATTACGTGGTTCGCTCGAATGGCTCCCTCGGCCCCAGTATTGGCTCCAGGAATCATTAAGCTCCTGAAAGCATCTGTCGAAGCACACGGCTGGCCGGCTCTTTCAAACAAAGGCAACGCTTCCGAACAGAAGCTGAGAAGTCTGACCTACGAAACCATTGGTTGGCTATCGTCCAAGATTGATCATACCTCGGAAGAGGGCGGGGCTGCTGGCTACAGTCTTATCAAATGGTTATTCATCGCTCTCGCCTCAGACACGTCGAGCGACGAGATATTCGTCAGCATTGATCAAGCCCTGGGAAATGTAATGAACTCAGCTGCACGAAATTTAAACGCCGATATAACTCGACGACTCCGAATTCTGTTGATGTACTACATGACTGCAGAACCGGGCGAGGTGGataaaagatcaagatataCAATTGCCCGCAGTGTGAAATTTGCAGCTGTTCGCTTTGCAAATAAATGTCTCCCGTTTAGTGATGTCGAGGGACGTTGGATCAACATGATGGCCCTGGCAGCTGATCCAGATCGAGACCTTAAACTCGTCGAAGAAGGACGAAAGGGGCTCGATCCGTACTGGTACCGTGTCTTGAATCCTCCGAACGTCAACTACTCTCCCAATCCTCCCACATCATCGGACGCAGAAGACCTCTACCGATTTCCAAGGTTTTCAGAACTAGTGGAATCTGTGTTTCTTCGGACGGATGACAGAAATCCTAACGTGAAAACCGACTTCCAGTCGACCCTTATCTATAGTGATTCTTACGCCAATGCCTACCCTTCGGCAATGACTTTCATTCGAAATATTTTCCTATGTGAAGCGTTGTCATTCTCACAGGTTCCTTTTGACGCTGAGCAGCCTTATTGGGAAGAGCGACTAGATACAATAATCTCGACAAGTGAAGCTGCGCGCGAGGCAGTGCGAAAGTATCTTAGACAGTTCCCATCCGacaatattattattaaacaATTCTTGGTTGCTTTTCTCAAGGGAACAGTGCGGAAGCTGGGTACGCCGCTTGGGCGGACGGTTGAGCACTTCGTGGAAATTGCCTCTTTGACGCCAAACAATCTTCTGCAACAGCTTGATCCAATTGCGATATTTTTAAGAGCCGGAGTAGAGGCTACTCGCTCGAATAACCAAGATATGATTGCGCATAGTTTCGGCATTTTGGAGTCGCTCCCCAATGCGGAAACCCGGGATCGAGAGAAGGTATCGAGAGATCTTTTGGACAAGACCTTGTCCTGGCGTAACGCTGTAGGATCGGCTGCCGATGAGGTTCGCGGACACATCCTCATGTTGATGTACTTTTTGACACGGTTGTCATACCGAGGACTCAAGCAAACGTTACTAGCCACCCAAGTCCGGCAGTTCAATGTGGTTCTGTTTGAAATTCTTGCCCATTCAAGAGACTCAACCCTTCGAGATACAGCGATAGTATGTCTGGGACAACTGAGTCTGAGCTCGCTTTTAGGTCCAGATTTCCTCAGTGAAGATATAGGCCTGGAGAAGTTGTTCGAGAGGATCTTGGTGGACGCTAAGGCGGGAAAGGAGTCCGCGATACTAGCATTGGGTCGACTTTCTTTGGCACTCCCAAAAGAGAATGACAGTTCATCTGGCGTTTTCGACCGCCTTTTACAATCATTGTATGATTTACACGATATCCGTGGTGTCGAAGTTCAACTTACCGTTGGCGAGGCATTAAGCGTTACTGCTGTTGGCTGGGCCTCGAAATCCTTACTCACTGCGTTCGATGTAGATGCTGAACGACCCCAATCGAATATTCCGTCGGATGTTCTTTCGAATATGCTAGAAAAAATCCTCCTCGACTGCAGAGCCTCCAAACCGTCGTTAAGAAGAGCCTCCGCTGTGTGGCTTTTAAGCCTGGTTCAGTATTGCGGTCATTGTCAGCCATTGCAAGATCGCCTTCGGGAATGTCAAGTGGCTTTTATCTGGCTCCTCTCTGATCGCGAAGAAATCGTTCAGGAAACCGCCTCCCGTGGGTTGAGCCTTGTTTATGAAATGGGAAATCAAAGCCTCAAAGATGACCTGGTTCGTGACTTGGTACGATCCTTCACCACCGAACAGTCCAATCTGGGGGGTGGAAAGGTTTCCGGTGATACTGAATTGTTTGAGCCTGGCGCACTACCAACTGGAGACGGCTCTGTCACCACTTATAAAGATATTGTTGGGCTAGCTTCGGAAGTCGGAGATCCAAGTCTTGTGTATCGGTTCATGTCACTGGCATCAAACAACAGCGTTTGGTCCAGCCGTGCCGCTTTTGGCCGGTTTGGTCTTAGCAATCTTCTATCGGATTCAAGCGTGAACGGATATCTCGCCCAAAATCCAAAGATCTATCCCAAACTATACCGCTACAGGTTTGATCCAAATCCGAATGTGCAAAGGTCGATGAATGACATTTGGAATGCGCTAGTAAAGGATTCCAATGCAGTAATCAACACTAATTTCGACGCGATTATGGAAGACCTGCTGAAGAGTATCCTTGTCGGTAAAGAGTGGAGGGTCAGGCAAGCAAGCTGCGCTGCGATTGCAGATCTCATTCAGGGTCGACCTATTGAGAAGTACGACAAATTTCTCAACGACATACTTAACAAAGCCTTCAAGGTCCTCGATGATATTAAGCTGACCGTTCGTGAAGAAGCTTTTAAGCTATGTCAAGTATTAAGCAATATTCTCTTACGGGCACTCGAAGAGGGAGCGCCACACTCAAAGAAAGCTCAATTAATGCTACAACATATCGTCCCCTTTCTACTACAGAACGGCATGGAGTCCAGTGTCCAGGAAATCCAAGCATATTCTATCGCGACGATGACTACGATTGTTAAGAAGAGCCCTGCTGAAGCTTTAAGGCGATTTGTCCCGGATATATTAGAGAAGTTTCTTACATCTCTGAGCTCTGTTGAGCCACAAGCAGTGAATTATATTCATTTGAATGCAGATAAGTACGGACTCACTGGGCAACAAATTGATAAAATGCGACTATCGGCCATCCGGAGCTCCCCGATGATGGAATCCATTGAGCTTCACCTACTTGATACCCTGGATGATGAGAGTATGAAGGAGGTGGCGGCGAAGATTGAGCATGTGTCAAAGTCGGCCATTGGACTACCTTCAAAGGTTGGGTGTAGCCGTGTCCTGGTGATTCTAAGCTCGAAGACCGTGCTCTTCCAGCCGTATGCGGACCGTTTTATTCAACTAACGAGAAAATACGTTCTCGATCGCAACGATACGGTGAGCGCATCATATAGCAATGCCATTGGGTATATGATGCGGCTGGCAAGCGATGATGAGATGCTGAAAACCATTGCATACGCTCAAAAGCTATACTTTGATTCGGAGGATGCGTCGCAGCGGGCTGTCGCGGGTGAAATCCTGCATTCGATTTCGAAGTACGCGAACGACCGGGTGAATAGGGTTCTAGCCACGTTCCTACCATTTGTATTTATTGGAATGCATGATACCGATAACGAGGTGAAAGAATTTTTCAGCAAGGCATGGAGTGATAATGCCAGTGGTTCTCGAATGGTCTTACTCTATTTAAAGGAAATCTTGGGCCTAGTTTCTACTCAGCTTGACTCGCCACGGTGGGCCGTCAAACATGCGTCAGCTCTCGCTGTCGCGAAGGTCGTTGCATCCTTGGATAAACAGGTCAATTCAACGACGGCAAAGATGGTTTGGCCAAGCGTCGAAAAAGCGCTTGGCGGGAAGTCTTGGGAAGGAAAGGAACAGGTTCTACACTCTATGGTCCAATTTGTAACCCGCGCAAAATCATATGCGGAGAACGACATCAGGGACCAAATACGG ACAATTGCTCTTCGAGAAGCGAAAAGGAACAATGTATCTTATCGGCCTCATGCTCTCAAATGCCTGGGAGAAGTCTCGGCGGTCCTCAGTGGGTTAGATTTGGCTTCTGATGCAATTAAGATTGTCACCCAGGTGATGGAAGACAGCGCCGAACTGTCTAAAAATAAGATGGACATCGACTCTGCAAAAAAGGGCAAATTATCAAA GGTTGAAGAGGAAACGTTTGTGGCATCCATTGAATGTTTACTAAAGTGTCTGGATCCATCAGTACCATACGCAG CCTTGGGAGAGCAGATATCTCAGTCGGTCGCTCTTGTCGAAACGGCAGTGGTAAACGGTGGAAAAGCCGTCCACAACGTATTGTACATTGGGCTAAAAGCATTCTTCGACCGATTGTCGACATCGCCAGCTGATTCTATCAAGGAATGTCAGGGTGCATTCACAATCTTAGTTGATCGGTTATTATTCAACGATGTAGAAGCATTGGTGGAAACCGTGAGAGCTGGACGCGCCCAGGCAATTGACTCATTCATTGTTGTCTGCACACGCGGCGATATTGATTTACAGCCAAAGTGGAGGCAGATGATCGAGAGGTGGAGTGCAGCGGAGCGGTCGGGACAAGTTAAAGTGCTGTTGAACATTGTTACCGGAAAGATGCAAAAAGCACCGGCATCAGGTTAA
- a CDS encoding uncharacterized protein (EggNog:ENOG410PMH0~COG:S~TransMembrane:6 (i7-30o59-77i98-119o131-151i163-187o199-220i)~BUSCO:11584at33183) — MWLISYWVFPVLASGMWLATILTLLIVWSADGYPIYSSMEPGQTIAYISDVAAHGLKPLFITGCAITGVFFDLGFVSERWLRHNGRLLRNKGRLDKGLSTLAIIFSICGAVGLILLSIFDTLRYPHQHNGFLVLFMGGYLLSAVFVCLEYLRLGIHYREHRILTISFWIKLIFIIVELALAIAFGVTGRGRGRKNQAAVIEWVIAFIFTFYVFSFVIDLAPAVRTRRHIPQGQRFPEMVSVSYPAGQQDQLDIAYEQPLTTDSMGDMANRHRGFVINDGGPSNWPEDQRNMPYNQGRFQEQIPVNT, encoded by the exons ATGTGGCTTATATCATACTGGGTGTTCCCAGTATTAGCATCTGGGATGTGGCTTG CCACTATCTTAACTCTCCTGATAGTTTGGTCAGCAGATGGATATCCCATATATTCGAGCATGGAGCCGGGTCAGACTATTGC GTATATCTCCGACGTTGCTGCCCATGGCCTTAAACCACTATTCATTACTGGATGTGCAATCACTGGCGTATTCTTCGACCTCGGATTTGTGTCAGAGCGTTGGCTGCGGCACAATGGGCGGCTTTTGCGAAATAAAGGAAGGCTAGATAAGGGGTTGTCAACGCTGGCTATTATCTTTTCTATCTGCGGCGCTGTGGGCTTGATTCTCCTCTCCATATTCGACACACTCCGATACCCCCATCAGCACAATGGTTTTCTGGTCCTGTTCAT GGGCGGATATCTTCTCAGTGCAGTTTTCGTTTGTCTCGAATACTTGCGCCTCGGTATCCATTACCGAGAACACCGCATCCTTACGATTAGCTTCTGGATTAAACTCATATTTATTATTGTCGAATTAGCTCTCGCGATTGCATTCGGAGTCACAGGTCGAGGAAGAGGCCGCAAAAACCAGGCAGCCGTTATCGAATGGG TTATTGCTTTCATATTCACATTTTAtgtgttttcttttgtcaTCGACCTTGCCCCTGCCGTCCGCACACGACGCCATATTCCACAAGGCCAGCGCTTCCCAGAAATGGTCTCGGTATCTTATCCGGCCGGCCAACAAGATCAGCTGGATATAGCGTATGAGCAGCCTCTAACCACAGACTCGATGGGCGATATGGCCAATCGCCATCGCGGATTTGTTATCAACGACGGAGGCCCGTCTAACTGGCCAGAAGACCAAAGAAATATGCCCTATAACCAGGGCCGGTTTCAGGAACAAATCCCTGTGAATACTTAA